From the Streptomyces sp. KMM 9044 genome, one window contains:
- a CDS encoding acetyl-CoA C-acetyltransferase has translation MSTEAYVYDAIRTPRGRGKANGALHGTKPVDLVVGLIHDIRDRFPDLDPAAVDDIVLGVVSPVGDQGSDIARIAALAAGLPDTVAGVQENRFCASGLEAVNLAAAKVRSGWEDLILAGGVESMSRVKMASDGGAWFNDPMTNLATNFAPQGIGADLIATIEGFSRRDVDEYAALSQERAATAWKENRFARSVVPVKDRSGLVVLDHDEHLRPGTTADSLAGLKPSFADIGELGGFDAVALQKYHWVERIDHVHHAGNSSGIVDGASLVAIGTKEVGERYGLTPRARIVSAAVSGSEPTIMLTGPAPATRKALAKAGLTIDDIDLVEINEAFAAVVLRFVRDMGLSLDKVNVNGGAIALGHPLGATGAMILGTLVDELERQDKRYGLATLCVGGGMGIATIVERL, from the coding sequence GTGAGCACCGAAGCGTACGTGTACGACGCGATCCGCACCCCGCGCGGGCGCGGCAAGGCGAACGGCGCCCTGCACGGCACGAAGCCCGTCGACCTGGTGGTCGGGCTCATCCACGACATCCGCGACCGTTTCCCGGACCTCGACCCGGCGGCCGTCGACGACATCGTGCTCGGTGTCGTCAGTCCGGTCGGCGACCAGGGCTCCGACATCGCCCGGATCGCCGCCCTCGCGGCCGGGCTGCCCGACACGGTCGCCGGCGTCCAGGAGAACCGCTTCTGCGCCTCCGGCCTCGAGGCCGTCAACCTGGCGGCCGCCAAGGTCCGTTCCGGCTGGGAGGACCTGATCCTGGCCGGCGGAGTGGAGTCCATGTCCCGGGTGAAGATGGCCTCCGACGGCGGCGCCTGGTTCAACGACCCGATGACCAACCTCGCCACGAACTTCGCCCCCCAGGGCATCGGAGCCGACCTCATCGCCACCATCGAGGGCTTCTCGCGGCGGGACGTCGACGAGTACGCGGCCCTCTCCCAGGAGCGCGCCGCCACCGCCTGGAAGGAGAACCGCTTCGCGCGGTCCGTCGTCCCGGTGAAGGACCGCAGCGGTCTCGTCGTCCTCGACCACGACGAGCACCTGCGCCCCGGCACCACCGCCGACTCCCTCGCGGGGCTCAAGCCGTCCTTCGCGGACATCGGCGAACTGGGCGGCTTCGACGCGGTGGCGCTGCAGAAGTACCACTGGGTGGAGAGGATCGACCACGTCCACCACGCGGGCAACTCCTCCGGCATCGTGGACGGCGCCTCCCTCGTCGCCATCGGCACCAAGGAGGTCGGCGAGCGGTACGGACTCACCCCCCGCGCGCGGATCGTCTCCGCCGCCGTCTCCGGCTCCGAGCCCACCATCATGCTCACCGGCCCAGCCCCCGCCACCCGCAAGGCGCTCGCCAAGGCCGGACTGACCATCGACGACATCGACCTCGTCGAGATCAACGAGGCCTTCGCGGCGGTCGTGCTGCGCTTCGTGAGGGACATGGGCCTGTCGCTGGACAAGGTCAACGTGAACGGCGGCGCCATCGCGCTCGGCCACCCGCTCGGCGCCACCGGCGCGATGATCCTCGGCACCCTCGTGGACGAACTGGAGCGTCAGGACAAGCGTTACGGCCTCGCCACGCTCTGTGTGGGCGGCGGCATGGGCATCGCCACCATCGTCGAGCGCCTCTGA
- a CDS encoding WhiB family transcriptional regulator: protein MHIDTIASPDLAWQEEALCAQTGGDFFFPEPGSSVRDAKRICGLCPTRAACLDYAVTNDMRFGVWGGLSEKERLDLRRTSR from the coding sequence ATGCACATCGACACCATCGCGTCGCCCGACCTCGCGTGGCAGGAGGAGGCCCTGTGCGCACAGACCGGGGGAGACTTCTTCTTCCCCGAGCCCGGCAGCTCGGTCCGTGACGCCAAGCGGATCTGCGGTCTGTGCCCCACCCGGGCCGCCTGCCTCGACTACGCCGTGACCAACGACATGCGCTTCGGCGTCTGGGGCGGACTCTCCGAGAAGGAGCGGCTGGATCTGCGCCGTACGTCCCGGTGA
- a CDS encoding SsgA family sporulation/cell division regulator produces MSTVIEQPVEARLVAAAPRMARIPATLHYDRSDPFAVRMTFPAPATLEGVEVCWTFARELLTAGLHEPEGHGDVRVRPYGYDRTVLEFHAPEGTAVVHVRSGEILRFLEATGELVPAGLEHLQLDLDRDLAELIRDAC; encoded by the coding sequence TTGTCCACCGTCATCGAGCAGCCCGTCGAGGCCCGTCTTGTCGCCGCCGCGCCGCGGATGGCGCGTATTCCCGCCACTCTGCACTACGACCGGAGCGATCCGTTCGCCGTCCGCATGACCTTTCCCGCTCCCGCCACCCTGGAGGGTGTCGAGGTCTGCTGGACCTTCGCCCGCGAGCTGCTCACGGCGGGGCTGCACGAGCCCGAGGGCCACGGTGACGTCCGCGTGCGGCCGTATGGCTACGACCGGACCGTGCTGGAGTTCCACGCTCCGGAGGGAACCGCCGTCGTGCATGTCCGCTCGGGCGAGATACTCCGGTTCCTGGAGGCGACCGGCGAGCTCGTGCCGGCCGGCCTGGAGCATCTCCAGCTCGACCTGGACCGCGATCTCGCCGAGCTGATCCGCGACGCCTGCTGA
- a CDS encoding acyl-ACP desaturase, with the protein MSIASPHLGSSSAWTDARLLYALEEVVETELNRHLKVAKDWMPHEYVPFGDARNFPGFFEDGEAWEKEQSKVTEVGRIALVVNLLTEDNLPSYHHEIATLFGREGAWGTWVHRWTAEEGRHGIVMRDYLLASRAVDPDKLEQFRMAHMSEGFESDNRHSMLHSVAYVAFQELATRISHRNTGHQSGDPVCDRMLARIATDENLHMIFYRNLLKAAFEIAPDLTMQAVRDVVVNFRMPGHSIPGFERAAAQMAIGEVYNLRIHHDDVLQPVIRFLKIMEIDGLGPEGIQAQEELGLFLGGLDSEASKFDEKLAARKARMATRAAG; encoded by the coding sequence ATGTCGATCGCCTCTCCCCACCTCGGCAGCTCTTCCGCCTGGACCGATGCCCGGCTGCTGTACGCGCTGGAGGAAGTGGTCGAGACGGAACTCAACCGGCACCTGAAGGTCGCCAAGGACTGGATGCCGCACGAGTACGTGCCGTTCGGCGACGCCCGTAACTTCCCCGGGTTCTTCGAGGACGGCGAGGCCTGGGAGAAGGAGCAGTCCAAGGTCACCGAGGTCGGCCGGATCGCCCTGGTGGTGAACCTGCTGACCGAGGACAACCTGCCGAGCTACCACCACGAGATCGCCACGCTGTTCGGCCGCGAGGGTGCCTGGGGCACCTGGGTGCACCGCTGGACCGCGGAGGAGGGCCGGCACGGCATCGTGATGCGGGACTACCTGCTCGCCTCGCGGGCGGTGGACCCGGACAAGCTGGAGCAGTTCCGCATGGCCCACATGAGCGAGGGCTTCGAGTCGGACAACCGTCACTCGATGCTGCACTCGGTCGCCTACGTCGCGTTCCAGGAGCTGGCCACCCGTATCTCGCACCGCAACACCGGCCACCAGTCCGGTGACCCGGTCTGCGACCGGATGCTGGCCCGCATCGCGACCGACGAGAACCTCCACATGATCTTCTACCGGAACCTGCTCAAGGCCGCCTTCGAGATCGCCCCCGACCTCACGATGCAGGCGGTGCGGGACGTCGTCGTGAACTTCCGGATGCCGGGCCACAGCATTCCCGGCTTCGAGCGGGCCGCGGCTCAGATGGCGATCGGCGAGGTCTACAACCTGCGCATCCACCACGACGACGTGCTCCAGCCGGTGATCCGTTTTCTGAAGATCATGGAGATCGACGGTCTCGGCCCCGAGGGCATCCAGGCCCAGGAGGAGCTCGGCCTGTTCCTCGGCGGTCTGGACTCCGAGGCGAGCAAGTTCGACGAGAAGCTCGCGGCGCGCAAGGCCCGGATGGCGACGCGGGCGGCAGGCTGA
- a CDS encoding 3-hydroxyacyl-CoA dehydrogenase NAD-binding domain-containing protein, translating into MTETPTIRWEQDDTGVVTLVLDDPCQSANTMNRAFRDSLAAITDRLEAEKDSIRGVILTSAKKTFFAGGDLRDLIKVTPETAQDLFDDGMAVKRQMRRIETLGKPVVAAINGAALGGGYELALACHHRIALDASGSKIGCPEVTLGLLPGGGGVVRTVRLLGIADALLKVLLQGTRYSPRRARENGLVDDVADTREELIAKARAFIDANPESAQPWDRPGYRIPGGAPSHPGFAANLPAFPATLRKQTNGAPYPAPRGILAAAVEGAQVDFETAQVIEARYFVELAAGQTSKNMIQAFFFDLQAVNSGANRPQDIEPRTVRKIAVLGAGMMGAGIAYSCARAGIDVVLKDVTPQAAAKGRAYSEKLCAKAVSRGRTTQEKADALLARITPTAEAQDLAGCDAVIEAVFEDTALKHKVFQEIQDVVEPDALLCSNTSTLPITALAEGVDRQGDFIGLHFFSPVDRMPLVEIIKGERTGDEALARAFDLVRQIKKTPIVVNDSRGFFTSRVIGRFLDEGVAMVGEGIEPASVEQAAAQAGYPAKVLSLMDELTLTLPRRIRGESRRAVEEAGGIWAEHPAEAVIDRMVDEFGRPGRAGGAGFYEYGEDGKRAALWPGLREHFTKPGHGIPFRDMQERMLFAEALDTVRLLEEGVLTSVADANIGSILGIGFPGWTGGVLQYINGYDGGTGGEAGLPGFVARARELAERHGERFAPPALLVDKAEKGERFTDAR; encoded by the coding sequence ATGACCGAAACCCCCACCATCCGCTGGGAACAGGACGACACCGGTGTCGTCACCCTCGTCCTCGACGACCCTTGCCAGTCCGCGAACACCATGAACCGGGCGTTCCGCGACTCCCTCGCCGCGATCACCGACCGCCTGGAGGCGGAGAAGGACAGCATCCGCGGCGTCATCCTCACCTCCGCCAAGAAGACCTTCTTCGCCGGCGGAGACCTGCGTGACCTGATCAAGGTCACCCCCGAGACGGCGCAGGACCTGTTCGACGACGGCATGGCGGTCAAGCGCCAGATGCGCCGTATCGAGACCCTCGGCAAGCCGGTCGTCGCGGCGATCAACGGAGCGGCCCTCGGCGGCGGTTACGAACTCGCCCTCGCTTGCCACCACCGGATCGCCCTGGACGCGTCCGGCTCCAAGATCGGTTGCCCCGAGGTCACCCTCGGCCTGCTCCCCGGAGGCGGTGGCGTCGTCCGCACCGTCCGGTTGCTCGGCATCGCCGACGCCCTGCTCAAGGTGCTCCTCCAGGGCACCCGGTACAGCCCGCGACGCGCCCGGGAGAACGGCCTCGTCGACGACGTGGCCGACACCCGCGAGGAACTGATCGCCAAGGCCCGTGCCTTCATCGACGCGAACCCCGAGTCCGCCCAGCCCTGGGACCGGCCCGGCTACCGCATCCCGGGAGGCGCCCCGTCCCACCCCGGGTTCGCGGCCAACCTCCCCGCCTTCCCGGCCACCCTGCGCAAGCAGACGAACGGCGCCCCCTACCCGGCGCCACGCGGTATCCTCGCCGCCGCCGTCGAGGGCGCACAGGTCGACTTCGAGACTGCCCAGGTGATCGAGGCCCGCTACTTCGTAGAGCTGGCCGCCGGGCAGACGTCGAAGAACATGATCCAGGCGTTTTTCTTCGACCTCCAGGCCGTCAACTCCGGAGCCAACCGCCCCCAGGACATCGAGCCCCGCACGGTCCGCAAGATCGCCGTGCTCGGCGCCGGGATGATGGGCGCCGGCATCGCCTACTCGTGCGCCCGCGCGGGCATCGACGTCGTCCTCAAGGACGTCACCCCCCAAGCCGCCGCCAAGGGCAGGGCGTACTCCGAGAAGCTGTGCGCCAAGGCCGTCTCCCGGGGCCGGACGACCCAGGAGAAGGCCGACGCGCTCCTCGCGCGGATCACGCCCACCGCCGAGGCGCAGGACCTGGCCGGCTGTGACGCGGTCATCGAGGCCGTCTTCGAGGACACCGCCCTCAAGCACAAGGTGTTCCAGGAGATCCAGGACGTCGTCGAACCCGACGCGCTCCTGTGCTCCAACACTTCCACCCTCCCCATCACCGCCCTCGCCGAAGGCGTCGACCGCCAGGGCGACTTCATCGGGCTGCACTTCTTCTCGCCGGTCGACAGGATGCCGCTGGTCGAGATCATCAAGGGCGAGCGGACCGGTGACGAGGCGCTCGCCCGCGCCTTCGACCTGGTCCGGCAGATCAAGAAGACCCCGATCGTCGTCAACGACTCGCGCGGCTTCTTCACCTCCCGGGTCATCGGCCGCTTCCTCGACGAGGGCGTCGCCATGGTCGGCGAGGGCATCGAGCCCGCCTCCGTAGAACAGGCCGCCGCCCAGGCGGGCTACCCCGCCAAGGTGCTCTCCCTCATGGACGAGCTGACACTCACCCTGCCGCGCAGGATCCGGGGCGAGTCCCGGCGGGCCGTCGAGGAGGCCGGCGGCATCTGGGCCGAGCACCCCGCCGAGGCCGTCATCGACCGCATGGTCGACGAGTTCGGCCGCCCCGGCCGCGCCGGCGGCGCCGGCTTCTACGAGTACGGCGAGGACGGCAAGCGCGCCGCCCTGTGGCCCGGCCTGCGCGAGCACTTCACCAAGCCGGGGCACGGGATCCCGTTCCGGGACATGCAGGAGCGGATGCTGTTCGCCGAGGCGCTGGACACCGTCCGGCTGCTGGAGGAGGGCGTGCTGACCTCGGTCGCCGACGCCAACATCGGCTCCATCCTCGGCATCGGCTTCCCCGGCTGGACCGGTGGCGTCCTGCAGTACATCAACGGCTACGACGGCGGCACCGGGGGAGAGGCCGGGCTGCCCGGATTCGTGGCCCGTGCGCGTGAACTCGCCGAGCGCCACGGCGAGCGGTTCGCACCGCCGGCGCTGCTGGTGGACAAGGCGGAGAAGGGCGAGCGGTTCACGGACGCCCGCTGA
- a CDS encoding MerR family transcriptional regulator — MTTDIKEPALTIDELAARAGVTVRTVRFYGSRGLLPPPVIGPRRVGHYGQEHLARLALIEELQRQGMTLAAIERYLGRLPPDLSARDLMVQRAVVASWAPDTVERVSREELERRAGRTLGGEDLRRLAALSVVERDGEGFRVDAGLLRLGVELLDVPLTHETVLEARTTLTGHARAAAQELSRLLRDAVAQRDPREVRSLSAHMHPLVVQALLTAFQRSLREELREWLDGGEGPGTAGTGD, encoded by the coding sequence ATGACGACCGACATCAAGGAGCCGGCCCTCACCATCGACGAACTGGCGGCGCGGGCCGGGGTCACGGTGCGGACGGTCCGGTTCTACGGCAGCAGGGGGCTGCTCCCGCCGCCGGTGATCGGGCCGCGCCGCGTCGGTCACTACGGTCAGGAGCACCTGGCCCGACTGGCACTGATCGAGGAGTTGCAGCGGCAGGGCATGACGCTGGCGGCCATCGAGCGGTATCTGGGGCGGCTGCCACCGGATCTGAGTGCGCGGGACCTGATGGTCCAGCGTGCGGTGGTGGCCTCCTGGGCGCCCGACACGGTGGAGAGGGTGTCGCGCGAGGAGCTGGAGCGGCGGGCGGGGCGGACGCTGGGCGGCGAGGATCTGCGTCGGCTGGCGGCGCTGAGCGTCGTCGAGCGGGACGGAGAGGGCTTCCGGGTCGACGCGGGGCTGCTGCGGCTCGGCGTCGAACTGCTGGACGTACCGCTGACGCACGAGACGGTCCTAGAGGCCCGTACGACGCTCACCGGGCATGCCCGCGCGGCCGCCCAGGAGCTGTCGCGGCTGCTGCGGGACGCGGTGGCGCAGCGGGACCCGCGGGAGGTGAGGTCGCTGTCCGCCCACATGCATCCGCTGGTGGTGCAGGCGCTGCTCACGGCCTTCCAGCGGTCGCTGCGCGAGGAGCTGCGGGAGTGGCTGGACGGCGGGGAGGGACCGGGTACGGCGGGGACGGGCGACTGA
- a CDS encoding CaiB/BaiF CoA transferase family protein, which produces MTEAQVPAPARSSGQGPLTGVRVVELAGIGPGPFAAMLLADLGADVVRVDRPGGPGIGVDPAYDVTNRNKRSVVVDLKAPDGAGLVLDLVERADILVEGFRPGVAERLGVGPGDCHARNPCLVYGRMTGWGQQGPLADRAGHDIAYIARAGALGMIGSPGRPPAVPANLLGDYAGGSLYLVVGVLAALHHARAGGTGQVVDAAVVDGTAHLSAMIHGMLAAGAWQDRRGANLLDGGCPYYGTYETADGGHMAVGALEPQFYDEFLRLLGVEDEGGDDEAGPGLLGARTDVTRWPALGERVAARFRERTREEWTAVFDGSDACVAPVLSLREAPHDPHLVARGTFTEHAGITQPAPAPRFSATPTSVRTGPARPGTDTDDVARDWDAPRLLSALRHPQRKATS; this is translated from the coding sequence ATGACGGAGGCACAGGTACCTGCACCAGCACGGTCGTCGGGGCAGGGTCCGCTGACCGGCGTGCGGGTGGTCGAGCTGGCCGGGATCGGCCCCGGACCGTTCGCCGCGATGCTCCTGGCCGATCTGGGCGCCGACGTCGTCCGCGTGGACCGCCCCGGCGGCCCCGGAATCGGCGTCGACCCGGCGTACGACGTCACCAACCGCAACAAGCGCTCCGTCGTCGTCGATCTGAAGGCCCCCGACGGCGCCGGCCTCGTCCTCGACCTGGTCGAGCGCGCCGACATCCTCGTCGAGGGCTTCCGCCCCGGTGTCGCCGAGCGTCTGGGCGTCGGTCCCGGGGACTGCCACGCCCGCAACCCGTGCCTCGTCTACGGCCGGATGACCGGCTGGGGCCAGCAGGGCCCCCTCGCGGACCGGGCGGGGCACGACATCGCGTACATCGCCCGTGCCGGCGCCCTCGGCATGATCGGCAGCCCCGGTCGGCCACCGGCCGTCCCGGCCAACCTGCTCGGCGACTACGCGGGTGGCTCCCTCTACCTCGTCGTCGGCGTCCTCGCCGCCCTGCACCACGCGCGTGCGGGCGGCACCGGACAGGTCGTCGACGCGGCCGTCGTGGACGGCACCGCCCACCTGTCCGCCATGATCCACGGCATGCTCGCCGCCGGAGCCTGGCAGGACCGGCGCGGAGCCAACCTCCTCGACGGCGGCTGTCCGTACTACGGGACCTACGAGACGGCCGACGGCGGACACATGGCGGTGGGCGCGCTCGAACCGCAGTTCTACGACGAGTTCCTTCGGCTGCTCGGCGTCGAGGACGAGGGTGGCGACGACGAGGCCGGGCCCGGGCTCTTGGGGGCCCGCACCGACGTCACCCGGTGGCCCGCCCTGGGCGAGAGGGTCGCCGCCCGCTTCAGGGAACGCACCCGCGAGGAGTGGACCGCCGTCTTCGACGGCTCCGACGCGTGCGTGGCCCCCGTCCTGTCGTTGCGCGAGGCCCCGCACGACCCGCACCTCGTCGCCCGTGGCACTTTCACCGAGCACGCCGGTATCACCCAGCCCGCACCGGCCCCGCGGTTCTCCGCCACCCCCACCAGTGTCCGCACCGGGCCCGCCCGGCCGGGCACCGACACCGACGACGTGGCCCGCGACTGGGACGCACCCCGACTGCTGTCCGCGCTCCGACACCCTCAGCGAAAGGCCACCTCGTGA
- a CDS encoding ABC-F family ATP-binding cassette domain-containing protein has protein sequence MSTAITCTALSFTWPDGTSVLDDLDVAFGPGRTGLIGVNGSGKSTLLRLIAGELRPAAGTVRVTGEVGYLPQNITLDTSLRVDEALGIAAQRAALHAIEAGDVAEAHFETVGDDWDVEEHALATLGELGLQGLGLDRTIGEVSGGESVLLRLAALLLERPDVLLLDEPTNNLDLYARRRLYTAVGNWPGVMVVVSHDRELLELVDQIADLRSGEVTWYGGNYTAYEEALAVEQDAAERMVRVAEADLRKQKRELADAHVKLARRKRYGQKMWDQKREPKVVMGARKRAAQESAGKHRIVHEERLAGAKERLDEAVEAVRDDDEIRVDLPYTAVPSGRTVLTLTDLELAYGARVEGGFELRGPERVALIGRNGAGKTTLLRTVAGELPPVSGQAAAQVPLRFLPQRLDVLDDGLSVAENVARFAPGATNNRIRARLARFLFRGGRADQKAVTLSGGERFRATLAALMLAEPAPQLLMLDEPTNNLDIASVRQLTTALESYEGALIVASHDLPFLESVGITRWLLMEEGELKEIAPEAVG, from the coding sequence ATGTCCACAGCCATCACCTGTACCGCCCTGTCCTTCACCTGGCCCGACGGAACCTCCGTCCTCGATGACCTCGACGTCGCTTTCGGCCCCGGCCGGACTGGCCTCATCGGCGTCAACGGGTCAGGGAAATCAACCCTGCTGAGGCTGATCGCCGGTGAACTCCGGCCGGCCGCCGGCACCGTCCGCGTCACCGGCGAGGTGGGATACCTGCCGCAGAACATCACTCTCGACACCTCGCTGAGGGTCGACGAGGCGCTCGGTATCGCCGCACAACGGGCCGCGCTGCACGCCATCGAGGCCGGCGACGTGGCCGAGGCACACTTCGAGACGGTCGGCGACGACTGGGACGTGGAGGAGCACGCCCTGGCCACGCTCGGCGAACTCGGTCTGCAGGGACTCGGGTTGGACCGCACCATCGGCGAGGTCTCGGGCGGCGAGTCGGTGCTGCTGCGGCTGGCCGCGCTGCTGCTGGAACGGCCCGACGTACTGCTGCTCGACGAACCCACCAACAACCTCGACCTGTACGCCCGCAGACGGCTGTACACGGCCGTCGGGAACTGGCCGGGCGTCATGGTCGTGGTCAGCCACGACCGCGAACTGCTGGAACTGGTGGACCAGATCGCCGACCTGCGCTCCGGAGAGGTGACCTGGTACGGCGGCAACTACACGGCCTACGAGGAGGCGCTGGCGGTCGAACAGGATGCGGCCGAGCGCATGGTGCGGGTCGCCGAGGCGGACCTGCGTAAACAGAAGCGCGAACTCGCTGACGCTCACGTCAAATTGGCCCGTCGCAAGCGGTACGGGCAGAAGATGTGGGACCAGAAGCGCGAGCCGAAGGTCGTCATGGGGGCACGCAAGCGGGCGGCCCAGGAGTCCGCGGGTAAGCACCGCATCGTGCACGAGGAGAGACTCGCCGGGGCGAAGGAGCGGCTCGACGAGGCGGTGGAGGCCGTACGGGACGACGACGAGATCCGCGTCGACCTGCCGTATACGGCCGTACCGTCGGGACGTACCGTCCTCACCCTCACGGATCTCGAACTCGCTTACGGCGCCCGGGTGGAGGGCGGCTTCGAGTTGCGGGGCCCGGAGCGGGTCGCGCTGATCGGACGCAACGGCGCGGGCAAGACGACGCTGCTGCGCACCGTCGCGGGCGAACTCCCGCCGGTGTCCGGACAGGCGGCGGCGCAGGTTCCGCTGCGGTTCCTGCCGCAGCGCCTCGACGTCCTCGACGACGGGCTGAGCGTCGCAGAGAACGTGGCACGGTTCGCGCCGGGTGCCACCAACAACCGGATCCGGGCGAGGCTGGCCCGCTTCCTGTTCCGGGGCGGACGCGCCGACCAGAAGGCGGTGACACTGTCCGGCGGCGAACGCTTCCGGGCGACGCTCGCCGCGCTGATGCTGGCCGAGCCGGCGCCGCAGCTGCTGATGCTGGACGAGCCGACCAACAACCTCGACATCGCCAGTGTCCGGCAGCTCACCACGGCGCTGGAGTCCTATGAGGGGGCGCTGATCGTGGCGAGCCACGACCTGCCGTTCCTGGAGTCGGTCGGGATCACGCGCTGGCTGCTGATGGAGGAGGGGGAACTGAAGGAGATCGCACCGGAGGCCGTCGGGTGA
- a CDS encoding endonuclease V: MTSVPIPDGWPTAEEAARAVQDELRGRVVLDEPGPPPGTGRVTGADVAYDDERDLVDETTAVVLAAASLEVVAEITAVGRISFPYVPGLLAFREIPTVPAALDAPPRPPGLVVCDGYGLARPRRFGLAGHLGVLTGLQTIGVAKNPFAFTAPATSRGSTAPLLAGIKEVGRALRTRDFVKPVCGSAGHRAGLANACAHTLALTPAHRLPETTRRADALCRRALREVPCRTPHGRRETPGRV, from the coding sequence ATGACGAGCGTACCCATCCCCGACGGCTGGCCCACGGCCGAGGAAGCGGCCCGTGCGGTCCAGGACGAACTGCGCGGGCGGGTGGTGCTCGACGAGCCCGGCCCGCCGCCCGGGACGGGCCGGGTCACCGGTGCCGACGTCGCGTACGACGACGAGCGGGACCTCGTCGACGAGACCACGGCCGTCGTGCTGGCCGCGGCGAGCCTCGAGGTCGTCGCCGAGATCACGGCCGTCGGCCGGATCTCCTTCCCGTACGTGCCCGGTCTGCTGGCCTTCCGCGAGATCCCCACCGTGCCGGCCGCCCTCGACGCCCCGCCGCGCCCGCCCGGCCTGGTCGTCTGCGACGGCTACGGGCTCGCCCGTCCCCGCCGCTTCGGCCTCGCCGGCCACCTGGGGGTCCTCACCGGCCTGCAGACGATCGGCGTCGCGAAGAACCCCTTCGCCTTCACGGCGCCGGCGACCTCACGCGGCAGTACGGCCCCGCTGCTCGCGGGCATCAAGGAGGTCGGCCGGGCCCTGCGCACCCGGGACTTCGTCAAACCGGTCTGCGGCTCGGCCGGCCATCGCGCCGGCCTCGCCAACGCCTGCGCCCACACCCTCGCGCTGACTCCCGCCCACCGCCTCCCGGAGACCACCCGCCGGGCGGACGCCCTGTGCCGCAGGGCCCTCCGGGAGGTGCCGTGCCGGACGCCGCACGGCAGACGGGAAACTCCCGGCAGGGTTTAA
- the ddaH gene encoding dimethylargininase: MPSKKALVRRPGSRLAEGLVTHVERDGVDVGRAVEQWEAYCEALREHGWETVEVVPAEDCPDSVFVEDTVVMYRNVALIARSGAESRRAETVGVEEAVAALGCSVNWVWEPGTLDGGDVLKIGDTLYVGRGGRTDAAGIQQLRATFEPLGARVVAVPVSKVLHLKSAVTALPDGTVVGHIPNLDAPSLFPRFLPVPEESGAHVVLLGGDRLLMASSAPKTAELFADLGYAPVLVDIGEFEKLEGCVTCLSVRLRDLYA, translated from the coding sequence GTGCCCAGCAAGAAGGCTCTCGTCCGCCGCCCCGGTTCCCGACTGGCCGAAGGACTGGTGACCCATGTCGAACGGGATGGCGTCGACGTCGGCCGCGCGGTGGAGCAGTGGGAGGCGTACTGCGAGGCGCTGCGCGAGCACGGCTGGGAGACGGTCGAGGTGGTCCCGGCCGAGGACTGCCCGGACTCCGTGTTCGTCGAGGACACGGTCGTCATGTACCGGAACGTGGCCCTGATCGCCCGGTCCGGCGCTGAGTCCCGGCGCGCGGAGACCGTCGGGGTCGAGGAGGCCGTGGCCGCGCTGGGCTGCTCGGTGAACTGGGTCTGGGAGCCGGGCACGCTGGACGGCGGGGACGTGCTCAAGATCGGCGACACCCTGTACGTCGGCCGGGGCGGGCGTACCGACGCGGCCGGCATCCAGCAGCTGCGGGCGACGTTCGAACCGCTGGGCGCCCGGGTGGTCGCGGTGCCCGTGAGCAAGGTGCTGCATCTGAAGTCGGCGGTGACGGCGCTGCCGGACGGGACGGTCGTCGGCCACATCCCGAACCTGGACGCGCCCTCGCTGTTCCCCCGCTTCCTGCCGGTGCCGGAGGAGTCCGGGGCGCATGTGGTGCTGCTCGGCGGGGACCGGCTGCTGATGGCGTCGAGCGCGCCGAAGACGGCTGAACTGTTCGCGGACCTCGGCTACGCACCGGTGCTGGTGGACATCGGGGAGTTCGAGAAGCTCGAGGGCTGCGTCACCTGCCTTTCGGTGCGGCTTCGGGACCTGTACGCCTGA